A genomic region of Candidatus Nanoarchaeia archaeon contains the following coding sequences:
- a CDS encoding DUF5989 family protein, whose protein sequence is MRNNKSLIGETWEFLKVRKAWWLAPIIIMLSLVGALIIFGQSSTLSPFIYALF, encoded by the coding sequence ATGAGGAATAACAAATCACTCATAGGAGAAACATGGGAATTCTTAAAGGTAAGGAAAGCATGGTGGCTTGCCCCTATAATCATTATGTTATCATTAGTAGGCGCGCTTATCATATTTGGACAAAGTAGCACACTCTCCCCATTC
- a CDS encoding SGNH/GDSL hydrolase family protein, with protein MPYSCILYEKDDALSFKTKPNLNITFRTKEYEALYTTNNDGIREYTQKKFNKAKGQQRILTIGDSFTFGIGLNKEDTFQEKLKEKLYTILKKKVEVINAGTSGYGAAQSFEFLKMNIKGYDPDIVIFSFYNNDVLDDREYSSLTVGNGCLIRKDISRLKKFLYTHSRTYLFYKSYKNSFSIGIEPVRNALYKFRNFLVRLGLSNGAKIMYPILENHTSDELNKAWEKTLQNIQEMDNLCKQENCTFVLVYIPSRIQVNPTFREEYISRNNLNEADFDFEKPSRLLREHGRAKEMIFVDLLEKFSKVNIDDNNLQIYNEYDPHFNKNGAEVFSTVLLNKLREIYKNEE; from the coding sequence ATGCCCTATTCCTGCATCCTTTATGAAAAAGATGACGCGCTTTCATTTAAGACTAAACCGAACTTGAACATCACGTTTAGAACAAAAGAATATGAAGCACTGTATACAACAAACAACGACGGAATCAGAGAGTATACCCAAAAGAAATTCAACAAGGCAAAAGGCCAGCAAAGAATCCTGACAATAGGCGATTCATTCACTTTCGGTATTGGTCTAAACAAAGAGGACACATTTCAGGAAAAATTAAAAGAAAAACTCTATACGATACTCAAAAAAAAGGTGGAGGTTATTAATGCAGGAACTTCTGGGTATGGGGCAGCACAGTCATTCGAGTTCTTAAAAATGAACATTAAGGGGTATGATCCGGATATAGTCATCTTCAGCTTTTATAATAATGATGTCCTAGACGATCGCGAATATTCTTCATTAACAGTTGGGAATGGGTGTTTAATAAGAAAGGATATCAGCCGACTTAAAAAGTTTTTGTATACTCATTCAAGAACGTATCTTTTCTATAAATCTTATAAAAACTCCTTTTCCATAGGAATCGAACCAGTAAGGAACGCTCTTTATAAATTTCGGAACTTTTTAGTGAGATTAGGGTTGTCTAATGGTGCAAAAATAATGTACCCTATCTTAGAAAACCACACGTCAGACGAACTCAATAAGGCATGGGAAAAAACACTCCAAAACATCCAAGAGATGGATAATCTATGTAAACAAGAAAATTGCACATTTGTCCTAGTATACATCCCTTCTAGGATACAAGTAAACCCAACGTTCAGGGAGGAGTACATCTCCAGAAATAATCTTAATGAGGCAGATTTTGATTTCGAGAAGCCATCGCGACTGCTGAGAGAACATGGCCGGGCAAAAGAGATGATCTTTGTGGACCTGCTTGAAAAATTTAGTAAGGTTAATATAGATGATAATAATTTACAAATATACAATGAGTACGACCCGCATTTCAATAAGAACGGCGCAGAGGTCTTTAGCACAGTACTATTAAACAAACTAAGAGAGATATACAAAAATGAGGAATAA